In the genome of Gemmobacter fulvus, the window ACGTCACCGTCGATCTGATGCGGCGCACGGGGCTGGATGACGCCATGCTTGTCCGGCCAAAGAATGAGGTGCTGTTTTTCGCGGTTCGAGCCTGCAGCCTGATCAACCCTGTCGCCGCCACGCTTTCCAGGGAGTAACGCCGATGATCGCCAACCACCTGCACACCCCTGTCTGCACGCTTCTGGGCTGTGATCTGCCTATCCTGCTCGCTGGCATGGGGGGCGTGGCACGATCAGAACTGGTCGCTGCGGTGGCGCAGGCGGGCGGCTACGGCATCTTGGGGATGGTGCGCGAAACTCCGCAGTTGATCGCGCAGGAAATCGCCGCGGTGCGATCTCGCACCGACCGGCCCTTTGCGGTGAACCTGATCCCGGCGGCCACCGACCCTGCCCTTCTGGATGCCGAACTGGGCATCTGCCTTGATCTTGGGGTGCCTGCGATGTGCTTTTTCTGGGATGTGGTGCCTGCAGCCGTGGCGCGGGCCAAGGCGGGCGGCTGTCTGGTGCTGCATCAGGTCGGCTCGCTGGACGCGGCCCTTGCCGCCGAGGCGGCGGGCGCGGATGTGCTGATCGTGCAGGGGGTCGAAGCGGGCGGCCACGTTCATGGCACGGTCTCGGCGCTTGTGCTGGTGGAACAGGTGGTCCGCGCGGTAAAGCTTCCGGTCATCGCCTCGGGCGGGTTTGCAACCGGGGCAAGCCTGGTCGCCGCGCTGGCACTTGGGGCGCAAGGCATCCATTGCGGCACGGCCTTTCTGGCCACGGTCGAATCCTTTGCCCATGACGACCACAAGGCCCGCGTTCTGGCAGCGTTGGCCGAAGATACCGTGCATACCGATATCTATGCGTTGAACTGGCCGCCCAATACGCCGGTCCGGGTGATCCGCAATTCGGTGATCGAGGGCCTTGGCCCCAATCTTATGGGACAACGGCCTGACCTGTTGCCACGCGAGGTCATCGCCACCGAGGACGGCCGCCCTCTGCTGCGCTACAGCACCGATTCCCCTCTTCGCACCACGACGGGCAACCTTGAAGCGATGGCGATCTACGCCGGGCAAAGCGTCTCTCTGATTGACACGCTGCCGACGGCGGCCGGACGCGTGACGGCGATCATGGAAGAGGCGCACAGGGCCCTCGCCCGTCTGGACACCATGACTAGGGGAGGTGCCGCATGACCGGCGATGACCATAACGCGCGGGGCTATGCCTCTCCCCCTTGCCTTGCACATGAGATCGACCCTGCATATTTCGACCCGCTTGCCACCGACGCGGCTCAGACGCGCGACGTGGTGCGCTGGCGCAAGGCCGAGAGGGTGCGCTTGCTGGCCGAACGCGCCGCCCTGCCGGTTGCAGTCCGACAGGACGCCGCCGCACGGATCATGCCCCATCTGGAAACCGTGATCCGCGCGCGGTTCGGGCGGATCGAGGGTCTGACGATCTCGGCCTGGTGGCCGATCAAGGCCGAACTGAACCTGCGGCATTGGCTGGTCGATCTTGTCGGGCGGGGTGCGACGGTGGCATTGCCGGTTGTTCTGACTGCGGGCACCCCATTGGTGTTCCGGCGCTGGACGCCGGATTGTCCTATCGTGCAGGGCATCTGGAAGATCCCCGTCCCTGCCGAAGGGCCCGAGGTGGTGCCGGACGTGACCCTGGCACCCGTGGTGGGATGGGATACGGCGGGCTTCCGGCTGGGCTATGGCGGCGGCTACTTCGACCGGACGCTGGCCGCGCTGACACCGCGCCCCTTCGCGATCGGTATCGGGTTGCAGGCAGCGCAGGTGCAGACGATCTTTCCCCTGCCCCATGATATTGCGATGGATGTGATCGTGACCGAGGCGGGGCCGCACGCCCCATAAACCCCTGGGCTGCGCGGTCCAAACGCCAGAAGACCATGGCGCTCATTCCGAACCCACTATCGCAATGATTGCGCGGACGACAGGTTTGGAAATGGGGCGAACCATACTGAAATGTCTGGAACGCTCCTGACACGGCTCAATCGGCGCGCCCGTCAAGTCTGAACGCGCGTCGCATGTGTCAGGAAACCTGGCCGCTCGGCGCCTTCGCGCCGACTCCAAAGAGAGACTTGGGCCACCCAGATTGCAATTTGGTGTTTGAAAGGCCATATGAGGGGCATGACGATGTTCAGCTTCCATATGAGGGTCCTGCGGTCGGCAGGAATTCTACT includes:
- a CDS encoding 5-formyltetrahydrofolate cyclo-ligase, with protein sequence MTGDDHNARGYASPPCLAHEIDPAYFDPLATDAAQTRDVVRWRKAERVRLLAERAALPVAVRQDAAARIMPHLETVIRARFGRIEGLTISAWWPIKAELNLRHWLVDLVGRGATVALPVVLTAGTPLVFRRWTPDCPIVQGIWKIPVPAEGPEVVPDVTLAPVVGWDTAGFRLGYGGGYFDRTLAALTPRPFAIGIGLQAAQVQTIFPLPHDIAMDVIVTEAGPHAP
- a CDS encoding NAD(P)H-dependent flavin oxidoreductase — encoded protein: MIANHLHTPVCTLLGCDLPILLAGMGGVARSELVAAVAQAGGYGILGMVRETPQLIAQEIAAVRSRTDRPFAVNLIPAATDPALLDAELGICLDLGVPAMCFFWDVVPAAVARAKAGGCLVLHQVGSLDAALAAEAAGADVLIVQGVEAGGHVHGTVSALVLVEQVVRAVKLPVIASGGFATGASLVAALALGAQGIHCGTAFLATVESFAHDDHKARVLAALAEDTVHTDIYALNWPPNTPVRVIRNSVIEGLGPNLMGQRPDLLPREVIATEDGRPLLRYSTDSPLRTTTGNLEAMAIYAGQSVSLIDTLPTAAGRVTAIMEEAHRALARLDTMTRGGAA